The following proteins are encoded in a genomic region of Oncorhynchus kisutch isolate 150728-3 linkage group LG6, Okis_V2, whole genome shotgun sequence:
- the LOC109892555 gene encoding amyloid-beta A4 precursor protein-binding family B member 1-like isoform X2 has product MSLFFCCQNVQSALRPAKGSNTQHSVESAGKPHEEDLFTAEIKVGGKLKRGKYNSGGSQLSAMSLEKTSDLANENTCLPSSLTLDLRSPHSALLDSDLSKKAKGTTSTKKRHNYATSTPLDLLNGTKGGNDIDEDECSQQREEERVRNQENEQGQHSTGTNAKWLKEDQNQLRKVAERQQDQNRNSDQDLNHNESPEGNPNQNSLVVDQQVEDSEQNPSSKTLRSLCSDLNEPLLIENSEAPHGKEEEEKEEDEEEPLLLPTGGERDTDSSEAQSSSESQRDDSREVKETCLLFQGRNAAPSDEDSSCMSLSQGSTANSTPDGDPESYWDRSAFETDTDLPAGWMRVRDESGTYYWHIPTGTTQWEPPSPLEEGEAPERPSSTSPVITPSEEPQLTWSSLTQSRPNRFNDEEFWKEEDAMADQTLKDFEGATLRYASINLSCSQSEGKEKMSSLINDLDAKVFAVRSLGWVEISEEEMAPGKSSVAVNNCIRQLSYHKHNLHDTAGIWGEGKDMLLVLENETLNLIDPLGQTLLHTQPIVSIRVWGVGRDNGRDFAYVARDKLTHVLKCHVFRCDTPAKNIATSMHDICSKIMAQRKSSKSSLNRLNIDPSKLVDIPFQEFPAPKNELVQSFQVRYLGNVPVAKPVGKERFGMDLVNVALNTAINSKEKEEWTPVTVNVASATLTIVTAETEEVLSECRVRFLSFIGVGKDIHTFAFIMAEGPGDFICHMFWCEPNAASLSEAVQAACMLRYQKCLDARPPSTSSCLPGPPADSVARRVGSSVKKGVQSLLGSFKRSGSQTP; this is encoded by the exons ATGTcgctttttttttgttgccaaaaTGTGCAATCCGCACTCCGACCTGCGAAAGGCAGCAATACGCAACACAGCGTCGAGTCTGCCGGAAAGCCACACGAAGAAGATCTATTTACCGCTGAAATAAAGGTGGGAGGAAAACTAAAGCGAGGAAAATACAATTCAGG TGgctctcagctctctgctatgtCTTTGGAGAAGACCTCCGATCTGGCCAATGAGAACACATGTCTGCCGTCCTCACTGACCCTTGACCTCCGCTCCCCACATAGTGCTCTGCTTGATTCTGACTTGAGCAAGAAGGCCAAAGGCACCACCTCCACCAAGAAGCGCCACAATTATGCCACATCCACTCCTCTGGACCTGCTGAATGGCACCAAGGGCGGCAATGACATCGATGAGGATGAGTGCAGTCAGcagcgagaggaggagagggtccGGAACCAGGAGAACGAGCAGGGCCAGCACAGCACAGGGACCAATGCCAAGTGGCTCAAGGAGGATCAGAATCAACTGCGCAAGGTGGCAGAGAGGCAGCAGGACCAGAATAGAAATTCTGACCAAGATCTGAATCACAACGAGAGCCCAGAAGGAAACCCCAACCAGAACTCTTTAGTGGTGGACCAGCAGGTGGAGGACAGTGAGCAGAACCCCTCTTCTAAGACCCTGAGGTCCCTGTGCTCTGACCTGAATGAGCCTCTGCTGATCGAAAACTCAGAGGCCCCTCATGggaaagaggaagaagagaaagaggaagatgaggaagagcCTCTACTTCTTCCaacaggtggagagagggacacagactCGTCTGAGGCGCAAAGTAGCAGTGAGTCTCAGAGAGATGACAGTAGAGAAGTCAAGGAAACCTGCTTGCTGTTTCAGGGCAGAAATGCAGCACCCAGTGATGAGGACTCCAGCTGTATGTCACTGTCTCAGGGCAGCACAGCCAACAGCACGCCAGATGGTGACCCAG AATCTTACTGGGATCGCAGTGCGTTTGAGACGGACACAGACCTGCCTGCGGGGTGGATGCGGGTCAGAGACGAGTCCGGTACCTACTACTGGCACATCCCCACAGGCACCACCCAGTGGGAGCCCCCCTCTCCCCTAGAGGAGGGAGAAGCCCCAGAGAGACCCTCCAGTACCTCCCCTGTCATCACACCCAGTGAGGAGCCACAG TTGACGTGGAGTAGTCTCACCCAGTCCCGCCCCAACAGGTTTAATGACGAGGAGTTCTGGAAG GAGGAAGATGCAATGGCTGATCAGACCCTGAAGGATTTTGAAGGAGCCACATTGCGTTATGCCTCTATCAATCTCAG CTGTTCACAGTCTGAAGGAAAGGAGAAGATGAGCTCACTCATCAATGACCTGGACGCTAAG GTTTTTGCTGTGCGGTCTCTGGGCTGGGTGGAGATATCAGAGGAGGAGATGGCTCCAGGGAAGAGCAGCGTGGCTGTCAACAACTGCATCAGACAGCTCTCTTACCACAAACACAACCTGCACGACACGGCTGGGATCTGGGGAGAG GGAAAAGACATGCTCCTTGTTCTGGAGAATGAGACCTTGAACCTGATTGATCCTTTGGGCCAGACTCTGCTGCACACCCAGCCTATCGTCAGCATCCGAGTGTGGGGAGTGGGCCGGGACAACGGCAG GGACTTTGCCTACGTGGCGAGAGACAAACTGACTCATGTTCTGAAGTGCCATGTGTTCAGGTGTGATACACCTGCTAAGAACATTGCCACCAGCATGCATGACATCTGCTCTAAG ATAATGGCCCAGAGGAAATCATCCAAGTCCTCTCTGAACAGACTCAACATAGACCCCTCTAAACTGGTGGACATTCCTTTCCAGG aATTCCCTGCACCAAAGAATGAGCTAGTCCAGTCCTTCCAGGTACGTTACCTGGGTAACGTGCCGGTGGCTAAACCCGTAGGTAAGGAACGCTTTG GTATGGACCTAGTCAACGTAGCCCTCAACACAGCAATCAATTCCAAAGAGAAGGAAGAGTGGACGCCAGTTACTGTGAACGTGGCTTCAGCCACACTTACAATAGTCACAGCTGag ACAGAGGAGGTTCTTTCTGAGTGCCGGGTGCGGTTCCTGTCCTTCATAGGCGTGGGGAAGGACATCCACACCTTTGCCTTCATCATGGCCGAGGGCCCCGGGGACTTCATCTGCCACATGTTCTGGTGTGAGCCCAACGCTGCCAGCCTTAGTGAGGCTGTGCAGGCCGCCTGCATG CTGCGCTACCAGAAGTGTCTGGACGCCAGGCCCCCCAGTACCAGCTCCTGCCTGCCAGGCCCACCAGCCGACTCCGTGGCACGTCGTGTGGGCTCCAGTGTCAAGAAGGGGGTTCAGAGCCTGCTGGGCAGCTTCAAGAGGTCTGGGTCCCAGACGCCCTGA
- the LOC109892555 gene encoding amyloid-beta A4 precursor protein-binding family B member 1-like isoform X4 gives MSLFFCCQNVQSALRPAKGSNTQHSVESAGKPHEEDLFTAEIKVGGKLKRGKYNSGGSQLSAMSLEKTSDLANENTCLPSSLTLDLRSPHSALLDSDLSKKAKGTTSTKKRHNYATSTPLDLLNGTKGGNDIDEDECSQQREEERVRNQENEQGQHSTGTNAKWLKEDQNQLRKVAERQQDQNRNSDQDLNHNESPEGNPNQNSLVVDQQVEDSEQNPSSKTLRSLCSDLNEPLLIENSEAPHGKEEEEKEEDEEEPLLLPTGGERDTDSSEAQSSSESQRDDSREVKETCLLFQGRNAAPSDEDSSCMSLSQGSTANSTPDGDPESYWDRSAFETDTDLPAGWMRVRDESGTYYWHIPTGTTQWEPPSPLEEGEAPERPSSTSPVITPSEEPQLTWSSLTQSRPNRFNDEEFWKEEDAMADQTLKDFEGATLRYASINLSCSQSEGKEKMSSLINDLDAKVFAVRSLGWVEISEEEMAPGKSSVAVNNCIRQLSYHKHNLHDTAGIWGEGKDMLLVLENETLNLIDPLGQTLLHTQPIVSIRVWGVGRDNGRDFAYVARDKLTHVLKCHVFRCDTPAKNIATSMHDICSKIMAQRKSSKSSLNRLNIDPSKLVDIPFQEFPAPKNELVQSFQVRYLGNVPVAKPVGMDLVNVALNTAINSKEKEEWTPVTVNVASATLTIVTAETEEVLSECRVRFLSFIGVGKDIHTFAFIMAEGPGDFICHMFWCEPNAASLSEAVQAACMLRYQKCLDARPPSTSSCLPGPPADSVARRVGSSVKKGVQSLLGSFKRSGSQTP, from the exons ATGTcgctttttttttgttgccaaaaTGTGCAATCCGCACTCCGACCTGCGAAAGGCAGCAATACGCAACACAGCGTCGAGTCTGCCGGAAAGCCACACGAAGAAGATCTATTTACCGCTGAAATAAAGGTGGGAGGAAAACTAAAGCGAGGAAAATACAATTCAGG TGgctctcagctctctgctatgtCTTTGGAGAAGACCTCCGATCTGGCCAATGAGAACACATGTCTGCCGTCCTCACTGACCCTTGACCTCCGCTCCCCACATAGTGCTCTGCTTGATTCTGACTTGAGCAAGAAGGCCAAAGGCACCACCTCCACCAAGAAGCGCCACAATTATGCCACATCCACTCCTCTGGACCTGCTGAATGGCACCAAGGGCGGCAATGACATCGATGAGGATGAGTGCAGTCAGcagcgagaggaggagagggtccGGAACCAGGAGAACGAGCAGGGCCAGCACAGCACAGGGACCAATGCCAAGTGGCTCAAGGAGGATCAGAATCAACTGCGCAAGGTGGCAGAGAGGCAGCAGGACCAGAATAGAAATTCTGACCAAGATCTGAATCACAACGAGAGCCCAGAAGGAAACCCCAACCAGAACTCTTTAGTGGTGGACCAGCAGGTGGAGGACAGTGAGCAGAACCCCTCTTCTAAGACCCTGAGGTCCCTGTGCTCTGACCTGAATGAGCCTCTGCTGATCGAAAACTCAGAGGCCCCTCATGggaaagaggaagaagagaaagaggaagatgaggaagagcCTCTACTTCTTCCaacaggtggagagagggacacagactCGTCTGAGGCGCAAAGTAGCAGTGAGTCTCAGAGAGATGACAGTAGAGAAGTCAAGGAAACCTGCTTGCTGTTTCAGGGCAGAAATGCAGCACCCAGTGATGAGGACTCCAGCTGTATGTCACTGTCTCAGGGCAGCACAGCCAACAGCACGCCAGATGGTGACCCAG AATCTTACTGGGATCGCAGTGCGTTTGAGACGGACACAGACCTGCCTGCGGGGTGGATGCGGGTCAGAGACGAGTCCGGTACCTACTACTGGCACATCCCCACAGGCACCACCCAGTGGGAGCCCCCCTCTCCCCTAGAGGAGGGAGAAGCCCCAGAGAGACCCTCCAGTACCTCCCCTGTCATCACACCCAGTGAGGAGCCACAG TTGACGTGGAGTAGTCTCACCCAGTCCCGCCCCAACAGGTTTAATGACGAGGAGTTCTGGAAG GAGGAAGATGCAATGGCTGATCAGACCCTGAAGGATTTTGAAGGAGCCACATTGCGTTATGCCTCTATCAATCTCAG CTGTTCACAGTCTGAAGGAAAGGAGAAGATGAGCTCACTCATCAATGACCTGGACGCTAAG GTTTTTGCTGTGCGGTCTCTGGGCTGGGTGGAGATATCAGAGGAGGAGATGGCTCCAGGGAAGAGCAGCGTGGCTGTCAACAACTGCATCAGACAGCTCTCTTACCACAAACACAACCTGCACGACACGGCTGGGATCTGGGGAGAG GGAAAAGACATGCTCCTTGTTCTGGAGAATGAGACCTTGAACCTGATTGATCCTTTGGGCCAGACTCTGCTGCACACCCAGCCTATCGTCAGCATCCGAGTGTGGGGAGTGGGCCGGGACAACGGCAG GGACTTTGCCTACGTGGCGAGAGACAAACTGACTCATGTTCTGAAGTGCCATGTGTTCAGGTGTGATACACCTGCTAAGAACATTGCCACCAGCATGCATGACATCTGCTCTAAG ATAATGGCCCAGAGGAAATCATCCAAGTCCTCTCTGAACAGACTCAACATAGACCCCTCTAAACTGGTGGACATTCCTTTCCAGG aATTCCCTGCACCAAAGAATGAGCTAGTCCAGTCCTTCCAGGTACGTTACCTGGGTAACGTGCCGGTGGCTAAACCCGTAG GTATGGACCTAGTCAACGTAGCCCTCAACACAGCAATCAATTCCAAAGAGAAGGAAGAGTGGACGCCAGTTACTGTGAACGTGGCTTCAGCCACACTTACAATAGTCACAGCTGag ACAGAGGAGGTTCTTTCTGAGTGCCGGGTGCGGTTCCTGTCCTTCATAGGCGTGGGGAAGGACATCCACACCTTTGCCTTCATCATGGCCGAGGGCCCCGGGGACTTCATCTGCCACATGTTCTGGTGTGAGCCCAACGCTGCCAGCCTTAGTGAGGCTGTGCAGGCCGCCTGCATG CTGCGCTACCAGAAGTGTCTGGACGCCAGGCCCCCCAGTACCAGCTCCTGCCTGCCAGGCCCACCAGCCGACTCCGTGGCACGTCGTGTGGGCTCCAGTGTCAAGAAGGGGGTTCAGAGCCTGCTGGGCAGCTTCAAGAGGTCTGGGTCCCAGACGCCCTGA
- the LOC109892555 gene encoding amyloid-beta A4 precursor protein-binding family B member 1-like isoform X3: MSLFFCCQNVQSALRPAKGSNTQHSVESAGKPHEEDLFTAEIKVGGKLKRGKYNSGGSQLSAMSLEKTSDLANENTCLPSSLTLDLRSPHSALLDSDLSKKAKGTTSTKKRHNYATSTPLDLLNGTKGGNDIDEDECSQQREEERVRNQENEQGQHSTGTNAKWLKEDQNQLRKVAERQQDQNRNSDQDLNHNESPEGNPNQNSLVVDQQVEDSEQNPSSKTLRSLCSDLNEPLLIENSEAPHGKEEEEKEEDEEEPLLLPTGGERDTDSSEAQSSSESQRDDSREVKETCLLFQGRNAAPSDEDSSCMSLSQGSTANSTPDGDPESYWDRSAFETDTDLPAGWMRVRDESGTYYWHIPTGTTQWEPPSPLEEGEAPERPSSTSPVITPSEEPQLTWSSLTQSRPNRFNDEEFWKEEDAMADQTLKDFEGATLRYASINLSCSQSEGKEKMSSLINDLDAKVFAVRSLGWVEISEEEMAPGKSSVAVNNCIRQLSYHKHNLHDTAGIWGEGKDMLLVLENETLNLIDPLGQTLLHTQPIVSIRVWGVGRDNGRERDFAYVARDKLTHVLKCHVFRCDTPAKNIATSMHDICSKIMAQRKSSKSSLNRLNIDPSKLVDIPFQEFPAPKNELVQSFQVRYLGNVPVAKPVGMDLVNVALNTAINSKEKEEWTPVTVNVASATLTIVTAETEEVLSECRVRFLSFIGVGKDIHTFAFIMAEGPGDFICHMFWCEPNAASLSEAVQAACMLRYQKCLDARPPSTSSCLPGPPADSVARRVGSSVKKGVQSLLGSFKRSGSQTP, from the exons ATGTcgctttttttttgttgccaaaaTGTGCAATCCGCACTCCGACCTGCGAAAGGCAGCAATACGCAACACAGCGTCGAGTCTGCCGGAAAGCCACACGAAGAAGATCTATTTACCGCTGAAATAAAGGTGGGAGGAAAACTAAAGCGAGGAAAATACAATTCAGG TGgctctcagctctctgctatgtCTTTGGAGAAGACCTCCGATCTGGCCAATGAGAACACATGTCTGCCGTCCTCACTGACCCTTGACCTCCGCTCCCCACATAGTGCTCTGCTTGATTCTGACTTGAGCAAGAAGGCCAAAGGCACCACCTCCACCAAGAAGCGCCACAATTATGCCACATCCACTCCTCTGGACCTGCTGAATGGCACCAAGGGCGGCAATGACATCGATGAGGATGAGTGCAGTCAGcagcgagaggaggagagggtccGGAACCAGGAGAACGAGCAGGGCCAGCACAGCACAGGGACCAATGCCAAGTGGCTCAAGGAGGATCAGAATCAACTGCGCAAGGTGGCAGAGAGGCAGCAGGACCAGAATAGAAATTCTGACCAAGATCTGAATCACAACGAGAGCCCAGAAGGAAACCCCAACCAGAACTCTTTAGTGGTGGACCAGCAGGTGGAGGACAGTGAGCAGAACCCCTCTTCTAAGACCCTGAGGTCCCTGTGCTCTGACCTGAATGAGCCTCTGCTGATCGAAAACTCAGAGGCCCCTCATGggaaagaggaagaagagaaagaggaagatgaggaagagcCTCTACTTCTTCCaacaggtggagagagggacacagactCGTCTGAGGCGCAAAGTAGCAGTGAGTCTCAGAGAGATGACAGTAGAGAAGTCAAGGAAACCTGCTTGCTGTTTCAGGGCAGAAATGCAGCACCCAGTGATGAGGACTCCAGCTGTATGTCACTGTCTCAGGGCAGCACAGCCAACAGCACGCCAGATGGTGACCCAG AATCTTACTGGGATCGCAGTGCGTTTGAGACGGACACAGACCTGCCTGCGGGGTGGATGCGGGTCAGAGACGAGTCCGGTACCTACTACTGGCACATCCCCACAGGCACCACCCAGTGGGAGCCCCCCTCTCCCCTAGAGGAGGGAGAAGCCCCAGAGAGACCCTCCAGTACCTCCCCTGTCATCACACCCAGTGAGGAGCCACAG TTGACGTGGAGTAGTCTCACCCAGTCCCGCCCCAACAGGTTTAATGACGAGGAGTTCTGGAAG GAGGAAGATGCAATGGCTGATCAGACCCTGAAGGATTTTGAAGGAGCCACATTGCGTTATGCCTCTATCAATCTCAG CTGTTCACAGTCTGAAGGAAAGGAGAAGATGAGCTCACTCATCAATGACCTGGACGCTAAG GTTTTTGCTGTGCGGTCTCTGGGCTGGGTGGAGATATCAGAGGAGGAGATGGCTCCAGGGAAGAGCAGCGTGGCTGTCAACAACTGCATCAGACAGCTCTCTTACCACAAACACAACCTGCACGACACGGCTGGGATCTGGGGAGAG GGAAAAGACATGCTCCTTGTTCTGGAGAATGAGACCTTGAACCTGATTGATCCTTTGGGCCAGACTCTGCTGCACACCCAGCCTATCGTCAGCATCCGAGTGTGGGGAGTGGGCCGGGACAACGGCAG GGAGAG GGACTTTGCCTACGTGGCGAGAGACAAACTGACTCATGTTCTGAAGTGCCATGTGTTCAGGTGTGATACACCTGCTAAGAACATTGCCACCAGCATGCATGACATCTGCTCTAAG ATAATGGCCCAGAGGAAATCATCCAAGTCCTCTCTGAACAGACTCAACATAGACCCCTCTAAACTGGTGGACATTCCTTTCCAGG aATTCCCTGCACCAAAGAATGAGCTAGTCCAGTCCTTCCAGGTACGTTACCTGGGTAACGTGCCGGTGGCTAAACCCGTAG GTATGGACCTAGTCAACGTAGCCCTCAACACAGCAATCAATTCCAAAGAGAAGGAAGAGTGGACGCCAGTTACTGTGAACGTGGCTTCAGCCACACTTACAATAGTCACAGCTGag ACAGAGGAGGTTCTTTCTGAGTGCCGGGTGCGGTTCCTGTCCTTCATAGGCGTGGGGAAGGACATCCACACCTTTGCCTTCATCATGGCCGAGGGCCCCGGGGACTTCATCTGCCACATGTTCTGGTGTGAGCCCAACGCTGCCAGCCTTAGTGAGGCTGTGCAGGCCGCCTGCATG CTGCGCTACCAGAAGTGTCTGGACGCCAGGCCCCCCAGTACCAGCTCCTGCCTGCCAGGCCCACCAGCCGACTCCGTGGCACGTCGTGTGGGCTCCAGTGTCAAGAAGGGGGTTCAGAGCCTGCTGGGCAGCTTCAAGAGGTCTGGGTCCCAGACGCCCTGA
- the LOC109892555 gene encoding amyloid-beta A4 precursor protein-binding family B member 1-like isoform X1, producing the protein MSLFFCCQNVQSALRPAKGSNTQHSVESAGKPHEEDLFTAEIKVGGKLKRGKYNSGGSQLSAMSLEKTSDLANENTCLPSSLTLDLRSPHSALLDSDLSKKAKGTTSTKKRHNYATSTPLDLLNGTKGGNDIDEDECSQQREEERVRNQENEQGQHSTGTNAKWLKEDQNQLRKVAERQQDQNRNSDQDLNHNESPEGNPNQNSLVVDQQVEDSEQNPSSKTLRSLCSDLNEPLLIENSEAPHGKEEEEKEEDEEEPLLLPTGGERDTDSSEAQSSSESQRDDSREVKETCLLFQGRNAAPSDEDSSCMSLSQGSTANSTPDGDPESYWDRSAFETDTDLPAGWMRVRDESGTYYWHIPTGTTQWEPPSPLEEGEAPERPSSTSPVITPSEEPQLTWSSLTQSRPNRFNDEEFWKEEDAMADQTLKDFEGATLRYASINLSCSQSEGKEKMSSLINDLDAKVFAVRSLGWVEISEEEMAPGKSSVAVNNCIRQLSYHKHNLHDTAGIWGEGKDMLLVLENETLNLIDPLGQTLLHTQPIVSIRVWGVGRDNGRERDFAYVARDKLTHVLKCHVFRCDTPAKNIATSMHDICSKIMAQRKSSKSSLNRLNIDPSKLVDIPFQEFPAPKNELVQSFQVRYLGNVPVAKPVGKERFGMDLVNVALNTAINSKEKEEWTPVTVNVASATLTIVTAETEEVLSECRVRFLSFIGVGKDIHTFAFIMAEGPGDFICHMFWCEPNAASLSEAVQAACMLRYQKCLDARPPSTSSCLPGPPADSVARRVGSSVKKGVQSLLGSFKRSGSQTP; encoded by the exons ATGTcgctttttttttgttgccaaaaTGTGCAATCCGCACTCCGACCTGCGAAAGGCAGCAATACGCAACACAGCGTCGAGTCTGCCGGAAAGCCACACGAAGAAGATCTATTTACCGCTGAAATAAAGGTGGGAGGAAAACTAAAGCGAGGAAAATACAATTCAGG TGgctctcagctctctgctatgtCTTTGGAGAAGACCTCCGATCTGGCCAATGAGAACACATGTCTGCCGTCCTCACTGACCCTTGACCTCCGCTCCCCACATAGTGCTCTGCTTGATTCTGACTTGAGCAAGAAGGCCAAAGGCACCACCTCCACCAAGAAGCGCCACAATTATGCCACATCCACTCCTCTGGACCTGCTGAATGGCACCAAGGGCGGCAATGACATCGATGAGGATGAGTGCAGTCAGcagcgagaggaggagagggtccGGAACCAGGAGAACGAGCAGGGCCAGCACAGCACAGGGACCAATGCCAAGTGGCTCAAGGAGGATCAGAATCAACTGCGCAAGGTGGCAGAGAGGCAGCAGGACCAGAATAGAAATTCTGACCAAGATCTGAATCACAACGAGAGCCCAGAAGGAAACCCCAACCAGAACTCTTTAGTGGTGGACCAGCAGGTGGAGGACAGTGAGCAGAACCCCTCTTCTAAGACCCTGAGGTCCCTGTGCTCTGACCTGAATGAGCCTCTGCTGATCGAAAACTCAGAGGCCCCTCATGggaaagaggaagaagagaaagaggaagatgaggaagagcCTCTACTTCTTCCaacaggtggagagagggacacagactCGTCTGAGGCGCAAAGTAGCAGTGAGTCTCAGAGAGATGACAGTAGAGAAGTCAAGGAAACCTGCTTGCTGTTTCAGGGCAGAAATGCAGCACCCAGTGATGAGGACTCCAGCTGTATGTCACTGTCTCAGGGCAGCACAGCCAACAGCACGCCAGATGGTGACCCAG AATCTTACTGGGATCGCAGTGCGTTTGAGACGGACACAGACCTGCCTGCGGGGTGGATGCGGGTCAGAGACGAGTCCGGTACCTACTACTGGCACATCCCCACAGGCACCACCCAGTGGGAGCCCCCCTCTCCCCTAGAGGAGGGAGAAGCCCCAGAGAGACCCTCCAGTACCTCCCCTGTCATCACACCCAGTGAGGAGCCACAG TTGACGTGGAGTAGTCTCACCCAGTCCCGCCCCAACAGGTTTAATGACGAGGAGTTCTGGAAG GAGGAAGATGCAATGGCTGATCAGACCCTGAAGGATTTTGAAGGAGCCACATTGCGTTATGCCTCTATCAATCTCAG CTGTTCACAGTCTGAAGGAAAGGAGAAGATGAGCTCACTCATCAATGACCTGGACGCTAAG GTTTTTGCTGTGCGGTCTCTGGGCTGGGTGGAGATATCAGAGGAGGAGATGGCTCCAGGGAAGAGCAGCGTGGCTGTCAACAACTGCATCAGACAGCTCTCTTACCACAAACACAACCTGCACGACACGGCTGGGATCTGGGGAGAG GGAAAAGACATGCTCCTTGTTCTGGAGAATGAGACCTTGAACCTGATTGATCCTTTGGGCCAGACTCTGCTGCACACCCAGCCTATCGTCAGCATCCGAGTGTGGGGAGTGGGCCGGGACAACGGCAG GGAGAG GGACTTTGCCTACGTGGCGAGAGACAAACTGACTCATGTTCTGAAGTGCCATGTGTTCAGGTGTGATACACCTGCTAAGAACATTGCCACCAGCATGCATGACATCTGCTCTAAG ATAATGGCCCAGAGGAAATCATCCAAGTCCTCTCTGAACAGACTCAACATAGACCCCTCTAAACTGGTGGACATTCCTTTCCAGG aATTCCCTGCACCAAAGAATGAGCTAGTCCAGTCCTTCCAGGTACGTTACCTGGGTAACGTGCCGGTGGCTAAACCCGTAGGTAAGGAACGCTTTG GTATGGACCTAGTCAACGTAGCCCTCAACACAGCAATCAATTCCAAAGAGAAGGAAGAGTGGACGCCAGTTACTGTGAACGTGGCTTCAGCCACACTTACAATAGTCACAGCTGag ACAGAGGAGGTTCTTTCTGAGTGCCGGGTGCGGTTCCTGTCCTTCATAGGCGTGGGGAAGGACATCCACACCTTTGCCTTCATCATGGCCGAGGGCCCCGGGGACTTCATCTGCCACATGTTCTGGTGTGAGCCCAACGCTGCCAGCCTTAGTGAGGCTGTGCAGGCCGCCTGCATG CTGCGCTACCAGAAGTGTCTGGACGCCAGGCCCCCCAGTACCAGCTCCTGCCTGCCAGGCCCACCAGCCGACTCCGTGGCACGTCGTGTGGGCTCCAGTGTCAAGAAGGGGGTTCAGAGCCTGCTGGGCAGCTTCAAGAGGTCTGGGTCCCAGACGCCCTGA